From a region of the Streptacidiphilus albus JL83 genome:
- a CDS encoding cobyric acid synthase encodes MNGALLVAGTTSDAGKSVVTAGICRWLARQGVKVAPFKAQNMSLNSFVTLDGAEIGRAQAMQAAAAGVEPEAAMNPVLLKPGADGRSQVVVLGRPVAEVGALDYRERKPALLRTALDCLADLRARYDVVVCEGAGSPAEINLRDRDIANMGLATAASLPVVVVGDIDRGGVFAAMFGTLALLSAEDQRHVGGWIVNKFRGDVRLLQPGLDMLRQLTHRPSLGVLPMLPGLWLDAEDSLDLAGIVDRAPGGAAHGREVLRVSVVRLPRLSNFTDIDALAQEPGVLVRWATRPEELADADLVVLPGTRSTVADLAWLRERGLDAALAARAERGLPVLGVCGGYQMLGRTITDRVESRAGTVDGLGLLPLRIEFAAEKTLARPVGRALGETVFGYEIHHGVADVDGGEPFVTDSAGQALDGCRADAVWGTTWHGLLENDGFRRALLREAAARSGRDFTPAPDTCFAAAREERLDRLGDLIEQHADTDALLRLIEGGVPAGLPFVPPGAP; translated from the coding sequence ATGAACGGCGCACTGCTGGTCGCTGGGACGACCTCGGACGCGGGCAAGAGCGTGGTCACCGCCGGCATCTGCCGCTGGCTGGCCCGACAGGGCGTCAAGGTCGCGCCGTTCAAGGCGCAGAACATGTCGCTGAACTCCTTCGTCACCCTGGACGGCGCCGAGATCGGCCGGGCCCAGGCGATGCAGGCGGCGGCGGCCGGGGTCGAGCCGGAGGCGGCGATGAACCCGGTGCTGCTCAAGCCCGGCGCGGACGGCCGCAGCCAGGTCGTGGTGCTGGGCCGCCCGGTCGCCGAGGTCGGCGCGCTGGACTACCGCGAGCGCAAGCCCGCGCTGCTGCGCACCGCCCTGGACTGCCTGGCCGACCTGCGCGCCCGCTACGACGTGGTGGTCTGCGAGGGCGCGGGCTCCCCCGCCGAGATCAACCTGCGTGACCGGGACATCGCCAACATGGGCCTGGCCACGGCCGCCTCGCTGCCGGTGGTGGTGGTCGGGGACATCGACCGGGGCGGGGTGTTCGCGGCCATGTTCGGCACGCTGGCGCTGCTGTCGGCCGAGGACCAGCGGCATGTCGGCGGCTGGATCGTGAACAAGTTCCGCGGCGACGTCCGGCTGCTGCAGCCTGGTCTGGACATGCTGCGGCAGCTGACCCACCGTCCGAGCCTGGGCGTGCTGCCGATGCTGCCGGGGCTGTGGCTGGACGCCGAGGACTCGCTGGACCTGGCCGGGATCGTCGACCGCGCGCCCGGCGGCGCCGCGCACGGCCGGGAGGTGCTGCGGGTCTCGGTGGTGCGGCTGCCCCGGCTGTCCAACTTCACCGACATCGACGCCCTCGCCCAGGAGCCGGGCGTGCTGGTGCGCTGGGCGACCCGGCCCGAGGAACTGGCCGACGCCGACCTGGTCGTGCTGCCCGGCACCCGGTCCACCGTCGCCGACCTGGCCTGGCTGCGCGAGCGCGGCCTGGACGCGGCGCTGGCCGCCCGGGCCGAGCGGGGACTGCCGGTGCTCGGCGTCTGCGGCGGCTACCAGATGCTCGGCCGGACCATCACCGACCGGGTCGAGTCCCGGGCCGGGACGGTCGACGGGCTCGGACTGCTGCCGCTGCGGATCGAGTTCGCCGCCGAGAAGACGCTGGCCCGGCCGGTCGGACGGGCTCTGGGCGAGACCGTCTTCGGCTACGAGATCCACCACGGGGTGGCCGACGTCGACGGCGGCGAGCCCTTCGTCACCGACTCCGCCGGCCAGGCCCTGGACGGCTGCCGCGCGGACGCGGTCTGGGGCACCACCTGGCACGGCCTGCTGGAGAACGACGGCTTCCGCCGCGCGCTGCTGCGCGAGGCCGCCGCCCGCTCCGGACGGGACTTCACCCCCGCGCCGGACACCTGCTTCGCCGCCGCCCGGGAGGAACGGCTCGACCGCCTCGGCGACCTGATCGAGCAGCACGCCGACACCGACGCCCTGCTGCGGCTGATCGAGGGCGGCGTCCCGGCCGGCCTGCCGTTCGTCCCGCCGGGCGCGCCATGA
- a CDS encoding alpha/beta hydrolase, producing MRWGRAAAVAGAAALGAGAAALIAGRAVSEFSVRTGGDAPADAGGLRVHTAGDGKVELTRSVETLRPGRYALEWDTPFGPARTVIGPVLGTTPQSVVRRLVNPDGSTPSDGSAPPAGTPVRMTPRVYAGDPHSALGLPYNEVEVRGELGPMPAWHLPGARGVCVVAVHGIGADREQVLPLLPLFHRLKLPVLAVTLRNDEGAPPSPDGLAHAGDTEWRDVEAAVQLVLDGTADSVLLYGWSTGATTVLQTFDRSPWRDRVRGIVLDSPVLDWRDTARRQATRRGVPGSLAALGVRAAEGRAGVDTAAIDRIALGAEIDVPLLLLHSPDDTVAPIDPVRRLAANTEEWVLFREFPWAEHEALWNADPKGYDEILRRYLTPLL from the coding sequence ATGCGTTGGGGACGGGCAGCAGCGGTCGCCGGTGCGGCGGCCCTCGGAGCGGGCGCCGCGGCACTGATCGCAGGGCGGGCCGTGTCCGAGTTCTCGGTGCGGACCGGGGGCGACGCGCCCGCCGACGCCGGCGGGCTGCGGGTGCACACCGCCGGTGACGGGAAGGTCGAGCTGACCCGGAGCGTCGAGACGCTCCGCCCCGGACGCTACGCGCTGGAGTGGGACACCCCCTTCGGCCCGGCCCGCACGGTGATCGGCCCGGTCCTGGGCACCACCCCGCAGAGCGTGGTCCGGCGGCTGGTGAACCCGGACGGCTCGACGCCCTCGGACGGTTCGGCGCCGCCGGCCGGGACCCCGGTCCGGATGACCCCCCGGGTCTACGCCGGGGACCCGCACAGCGCCCTGGGCCTGCCCTACAACGAGGTCGAGGTGCGCGGCGAGCTCGGCCCGATGCCGGCCTGGCACCTGCCGGGCGCCCGGGGGGTGTGCGTGGTCGCGGTCCACGGCATCGGCGCCGACCGGGAGCAGGTGCTGCCGCTGCTGCCGCTGTTCCACCGGCTGAAGCTGCCGGTGCTGGCGGTGACCCTGCGGAACGACGAGGGCGCCCCGCCCTCGCCGGACGGCCTCGCCCACGCCGGCGACACCGAGTGGCGCGACGTCGAGGCCGCCGTCCAGCTGGTGCTGGACGGGACCGCCGACAGCGTGCTGCTCTACGGCTGGTCCACCGGGGCGACGACGGTGCTGCAGACCTTCGACCGCTCCCCGTGGCGGGACCGGGTGCGCGGGATCGTCCTCGACTCGCCGGTGCTGGACTGGCGCGACACCGCCCGTCGGCAGGCCACCCGGCGGGGCGTGCCCGGCTCGCTCGCCGCGCTCGGCGTCCGGGCCGCCGAGGGCCGCGCCGGGGTGGACACCGCCGCCATCGACCGGATCGCCCTGGGCGCCGAGATCGACGTCCCGCTGCTGCTGCTGCACAGCCCCGACGACACCGTGGCGCCGATCGACCCGGTCCGCCGGCTCGCCGCCAACACCGAGGAGTGGGTGCTGTTCCGGGAGTTCCCCTGGGCCGAGCACGAGGCCCTGTGGAACGCCGACCCGAAGGGCTACGACGAGATCCTGCGCCGCTACCTCACCCCCCTCCTGTGA
- a CDS encoding NAD(P)/FAD-dependent oxidoreductase has protein sequence MGTSAIANGGVSFWYSALGLPAPRTPLDGSAEADICIVGGGYTGLWTAYYLKKADPGLRITVLEQRFCGYGASGRNGGWLYNGFAGRGVFARKYGKPGAVAMQQAMNRAVDEVIEVCAAESIDADIVKGGMMEVAYTPAQLSRLQGYVDGEHAYGETDHVLLSAAEATARINVAGTLGGSYTPHGARIQPAKLVQGLARVVESLGVVVHEGSAVTEILPAEAGRPARAVTARGTVSARFVLRATEGFTSALRGERRSWLPMNSSMVVTEPLPQSFWDSVGWEARETLGDMAHAYMYAQRTADDRIALGGRGVPYRFGSRTDNDGVTAQQTIDQLREIVTRFFPAAKDVRIDHAWSGVLGVPRDWCSTVELDRVSGLGWAGGYVGSGVTTTNLAARTLRDLVLRELHGTEGTELTALPWVGHQVRRWEPEPFRWIGVHGMYAAYHAADRQELAGRATTSPIARVADVISGRH, from the coding sequence ATGGGCACGTCAGCCATCGCCAACGGCGGTGTCTCGTTCTGGTACTCGGCGCTGGGACTCCCCGCGCCGCGCACGCCCCTCGACGGCTCGGCCGAGGCCGACATCTGCATCGTCGGCGGCGGCTACACCGGCCTGTGGACCGCCTACTACCTGAAGAAGGCCGACCCGGGACTCCGGATCACGGTGCTGGAGCAGCGCTTCTGCGGCTACGGCGCGTCCGGCCGCAACGGCGGCTGGCTCTACAACGGCTTCGCCGGGCGCGGGGTCTTCGCCCGGAAGTACGGCAAGCCGGGCGCGGTCGCCATGCAGCAGGCGATGAACCGCGCGGTGGACGAGGTGATCGAGGTCTGCGCGGCCGAGTCCATCGACGCGGACATCGTCAAGGGCGGGATGATGGAGGTCGCCTACACCCCGGCCCAGCTGTCCCGGCTGCAGGGCTACGTCGACGGCGAGCACGCCTACGGCGAGACCGACCACGTGCTGCTGAGCGCGGCCGAGGCGACGGCGCGGATCAATGTCGCCGGGACCCTCGGCGGCAGCTACACCCCGCACGGCGCGCGGATCCAGCCGGCCAAGCTGGTGCAGGGGCTGGCCCGGGTGGTGGAGTCGCTGGGCGTGGTGGTCCACGAGGGCAGCGCGGTCACCGAGATCCTGCCGGCCGAGGCGGGCCGGCCGGCCCGGGCGGTGACCGCGCGGGGCACGGTCTCGGCGCGGTTCGTGCTGCGCGCCACCGAGGGCTTCACCTCGGCGCTGCGCGGGGAGCGGCGCTCCTGGCTGCCGATGAACTCCTCCATGGTCGTCACCGAGCCGCTGCCGCAGTCCTTCTGGGACTCGGTCGGCTGGGAGGCCAGGGAGACCCTCGGCGACATGGCGCACGCGTACATGTACGCCCAGCGCACCGCCGACGACCGGATCGCGCTCGGCGGGCGCGGCGTGCCCTACCGCTTCGGCTCGCGGACCGACAACGACGGCGTGACCGCGCAGCAGACCATCGACCAGCTGCGGGAGATCGTCACCCGGTTCTTCCCGGCGGCGAAGGACGTCCGGATCGACCACGCCTGGTCGGGCGTGCTCGGCGTGCCGCGCGACTGGTGCTCCACCGTCGAGCTGGACCGGGTCTCCGGCCTCGGCTGGGCCGGCGGCTACGTCGGCAGCGGCGTGACCACCACCAACCTGGCCGCGCGGACCCTGCGCGACCTGGTGCTGCGGGAGCTGCACGGCACCGAGGGCACCGAGCTGACGGCACTGCCCTGGGTCGGCCACCAGGTCCGCCGCTGGGAGCCGGAGCCGTTCCGCTGGATCGGCGTCCACGGGATGTACGCGGCCTACCACGCGGCGGACCGGCAGGAGCTGGCCGGGCGGGCGACCACCTCGCCGATCGCCAGGGTCGCCGACGTGATCTCCGGGCGGCACTGA
- a CDS encoding cobyrinate a,c-diamide synthase — protein sequence MHLPRVVIAAPSSGSGKTTIATGLMAALAGRGLAVSPHKVGPDYIDPGYHALAAGRAGRNLDAFLAGPERLAGLLLHGAAGADIAVVEGVMGMFDGAAGRGEFASTAHVAKLLRAPVVLVVDASSQSRSVAALVHGFASWDPEVRIGGVILNRVASDRHEQLLREALDEGGGVQVLGVVRRSAAVATPSRHLGLVPAVERDAEALRAVRDMGELVRAGVDLDALLALARSAPPLPDAPWSAAGEIAALGGPADPAAGRPVVALASGAAFSFSYAENAELLAAAGAEVAPFDPLRDHALPERTSALVVGGGFPEVYAAQLSANAPLRAAVAALAARGAPIAAECAGLLYLGRSLDGLPMCGVLDTEARMTERLTLGYREAVALSDSPLAPTGTRVNGHEFHRTRCEPGAGQDPAWGWRGPDGPRTEGFAGAAVHASYLHLHWAGAPALPLRLVQRAQQAAAAQ from the coding sequence ATGCACCTTCCCCGTGTCGTCATCGCCGCGCCGTCGTCGGGCAGTGGCAAGACGACGATCGCCACCGGGCTGATGGCCGCGCTCGCCGGGCGCGGGCTCGCGGTCTCGCCGCACAAGGTCGGGCCCGACTACATCGACCCCGGGTACCACGCGCTGGCCGCCGGGCGGGCCGGGCGGAATCTGGACGCCTTCCTCGCCGGGCCCGAGCGGTTGGCGGGGCTGCTGCTGCACGGCGCGGCGGGGGCGGACATCGCCGTGGTCGAGGGGGTGATGGGGATGTTCGACGGTGCGGCCGGACGCGGGGAGTTCGCCTCCACCGCGCATGTGGCCAAGCTGCTGCGGGCGCCGGTGGTGCTGGTGGTCGACGCCTCCTCGCAGAGCCGTTCGGTGGCCGCGCTGGTGCACGGCTTCGCCTCCTGGGACCCCGAGGTCCGGATCGGCGGGGTGATCCTCAACCGGGTGGCCTCGGACCGGCACGAGCAACTGCTCCGGGAGGCGCTGGACGAAGGCGGCGGGGTGCAGGTGCTGGGCGTCGTCCGGCGCAGCGCGGCGGTCGCCACGCCCAGCCGGCACCTGGGGCTGGTCCCGGCCGTGGAGCGGGACGCCGAGGCCCTGCGCGCCGTCCGCGACATGGGCGAGCTGGTTCGAGCGGGCGTCGACCTGGACGCGCTGCTGGCGCTGGCCCGCTCCGCTCCCCCGCTGCCGGACGCGCCGTGGAGCGCGGCGGGCGAGATCGCCGCGCTGGGCGGTCCGGCGGACCCCGCGGCCGGACGGCCGGTGGTGGCGCTGGCCTCCGGCGCCGCCTTCTCCTTCTCCTACGCCGAGAACGCCGAACTGCTGGCCGCCGCCGGGGCCGAGGTCGCGCCCTTCGACCCGCTGCGCGACCACGCGCTGCCGGAGCGGACCTCGGCGCTGGTCGTCGGCGGCGGCTTCCCCGAGGTCTACGCGGCCCAGCTGTCCGCCAACGCCCCGCTGCGCGCGGCGGTCGCGGCGCTGGCCGCGCGCGGCGCGCCGATCGCCGCCGAGTGCGCCGGGCTGCTCTACCTCGGCCGCTCGCTGGACGGGCTGCCGATGTGCGGGGTGCTGGACACCGAGGCGCGGATGACCGAGCGGCTGACCCTCGGCTACCGGGAGGCGGTGGCGCTCTCCGACAGCCCGCTGGCGCCCACCGGCACCCGGGTCAACGGGCACGAGTTCCACCGCACCCGCTGCGAGCCCGGCGCGGGCCAGGACCCGGCCTGGGGCTGGCGCGGTCCGGACGGGCCCCGCACCGAGGGTTTCGCCGGGGCCGCCGTGCACGCCTCCTACCTGCATCTGCACTGGGCCGGGGCGCCCGCGCTGCCGCTGCGGCTGGTGCAGCGGGCCCAGCAGGCGGCGGCCGCTCAGTAG
- the cobN gene encoding cobaltochelatase subunit CobN → MATEPRAATVLLLSTADTDLLAARAAGAGYRIGNPTRVDPGEELRGLVDGADVAVVRLLGGRRAWEDGLAVIAASGVPTVLLGGEAVPDAELMGLSSVPAGVVAEALTYLVEGGPANLAELARFLSDTVLLTGEGFTAAQPMPQYGVSGAREFVAGRPTVGVLFYRAHELSGNTAFVETLCDAVEAGGGNALPVFCGSLRGADAELYALLGRCDAVVATVLAAGGAVAADASAGGSDEAWDIGALAELDIPVLQGLCLTSSRAVWEASDAALSPMDAAMQVAIPEFDGRIITVPFSFKEMGTDGIPVYAADPERAARVAGIALRHAALRHKPNAEKKVAVVFTAYPTKHSRVGNAVGLDTPASAVRLLDTLREAGYGVSDYPAGGDELIHRLIAAGGHDVEWLTEEQLRAAPARVPLADYRGWFESLEPGLREGIRQHWGEAPGNLYVDDDEIVLASLEFGNVVLMIQPPRGFGENPIAIYHDPDLPPSHHYLAAYRWLEQSWGADAVIHLGKHGTMEWLPGKGLGLSAGCAPDAVLGELPLIYPFIVNDPGEGTQAKRRGHATVVDHLVPPMARADTYGDLAKLEQLLDEYALVKDLDPAKAPAVRAQIWTLVKAAELHHDLHVEDQPEEDAFDEFVMHIDGYLCEIKDVQIRDGLHILGGGPVGEARVNLVLAVLRSAQVWGGAADALPGLRASLAREFGLEEKRLLAEPGAAVEVSAELRKLVDGPSRTGSDAVDLLEQLCRRLAEGMEAADWSPEAAEPLVASVLGRRLPEAVAVLEFAAEEVVPRLGRTTDELTHIIRALRGGYVPAGPSGSPTRGLVNVLPTGRNFYSVDPKAIPSRLSWEVGQALADSLIARYLADTGEHPRSVGLTVWGTSCMRTQGDDIAEILALLGCRPVWDDASRRVTGFEIVPPAELGRPRVDVTVRISGFFRDAFPHVVALLDDAVQAVAALDEPDEVNYVRAHVEQDTAEHGDRRRATARIFGSKPGAYGAGLLPLIDARNWRSDADLAEVYAVWGGYAYGKGLDGRQARGDMEQAFRRISVAAKNIDTREHDLVDADDYFQYHGGMVAMVRHLTGVSPEAYVGDSATPDQVKTRTLGEETHRVFRARVVNPRWMAAMRRHGYKGAFEMAATVDYLFGYDATAGVVDDWMYEKLATEYVFDATNQEFMRQSNPWALRGITERLLEAAERRLWAEPDQDTLDRLRATYLELEGDLEGGE, encoded by the coding sequence GTGGCCACCGAACCGCGCGCTGCGACGGTCCTGCTGCTGTCCACCGCCGACACCGACCTGCTCGCGGCCCGCGCCGCCGGGGCCGGCTACCGGATCGGCAACCCGACCCGGGTCGACCCCGGCGAGGAGCTGCGCGGCCTGGTGGACGGCGCGGACGTGGCCGTGGTCCGGCTCCTCGGCGGACGCCGGGCCTGGGAGGACGGGCTCGCGGTGATCGCCGCCTCCGGCGTGCCGACCGTGCTGCTCGGCGGCGAGGCGGTGCCGGACGCCGAGCTGATGGGGCTCTCCTCGGTCCCGGCCGGGGTGGTCGCCGAGGCGCTGACCTACCTGGTCGAGGGCGGCCCGGCCAACCTGGCCGAGCTGGCCCGGTTCCTCTCCGACACGGTGCTGCTCACCGGTGAGGGCTTCACCGCCGCCCAGCCGATGCCGCAGTACGGCGTCAGCGGCGCACGGGAGTTCGTCGCCGGCCGGCCCACCGTCGGCGTGCTCTTCTACCGGGCGCACGAACTCTCCGGCAACACCGCCTTCGTGGAGACCCTCTGCGACGCGGTCGAGGCCGGCGGCGGCAACGCCCTGCCGGTCTTCTGCGGCTCGCTGCGCGGCGCCGACGCCGAGCTCTACGCCCTGCTGGGCCGCTGCGACGCGGTGGTGGCCACGGTGCTGGCAGCAGGAGGTGCGGTGGCCGCCGACGCCTCGGCCGGCGGCTCCGACGAGGCCTGGGACATCGGGGCGCTGGCCGAGCTGGACATCCCGGTGCTGCAGGGGCTGTGCCTGACCTCCAGCCGGGCCGTCTGGGAGGCCTCGGACGCGGCGCTCTCGCCGATGGACGCGGCGATGCAGGTCGCCATCCCGGAGTTCGACGGCCGGATCATCACCGTCCCGTTCTCCTTCAAGGAGATGGGCACGGACGGGATCCCGGTCTACGCCGCCGACCCGGAGCGGGCCGCCCGGGTCGCCGGGATCGCGCTGCGGCACGCCGCACTCCGGCACAAGCCCAACGCCGAGAAGAAGGTCGCGGTGGTCTTCACCGCCTACCCGACCAAGCACTCCCGGGTCGGCAACGCCGTCGGCCTGGACACCCCCGCCTCGGCTGTCCGGCTGCTGGACACCCTGCGCGAGGCCGGCTACGGCGTCAGCGACTACCCGGCCGGTGGCGACGAGCTGATCCACCGGCTGATCGCGGCCGGCGGCCACGACGTCGAGTGGCTGACCGAGGAGCAGCTGCGGGCCGCGCCCGCGCGGGTGCCGCTGGCCGACTACCGGGGCTGGTTCGAGTCGCTGGAGCCGGGGCTGCGCGAGGGCATCCGGCAGCACTGGGGCGAGGCCCCCGGCAACCTCTACGTCGACGACGACGAGATCGTGCTGGCCTCGCTGGAGTTCGGCAACGTGGTGCTGATGATCCAGCCGCCGCGCGGCTTCGGCGAGAACCCGATCGCCATCTACCACGACCCGGACCTGCCGCCCTCGCACCACTACCTGGCGGCCTACCGCTGGCTGGAGCAGTCCTGGGGCGCGGACGCCGTCATCCACCTGGGCAAGCACGGCACCATGGAGTGGCTGCCGGGCAAGGGCCTCGGCCTCTCGGCCGGCTGCGCCCCGGACGCGGTGCTCGGCGAGCTGCCGCTGATCTACCCGTTCATCGTCAACGACCCGGGCGAGGGCACCCAGGCCAAGCGGCGCGGCCACGCCACCGTCGTGGACCACCTGGTGCCGCCGATGGCGCGCGCCGACACCTACGGCGACCTGGCCAAGCTGGAACAGCTGCTGGACGAGTACGCGCTGGTGAAGGACCTGGACCCGGCCAAGGCCCCGGCCGTCCGGGCGCAGATCTGGACCCTGGTGAAGGCCGCCGAGCTGCACCACGACCTCCATGTCGAGGACCAGCCGGAGGAGGACGCCTTCGACGAGTTCGTGATGCACATCGACGGCTACCTGTGCGAGATCAAGGACGTGCAGATCCGCGACGGGCTGCACATCCTCGGCGGCGGGCCGGTCGGCGAGGCCCGGGTCAACCTGGTGCTGGCGGTGCTGCGCTCGGCCCAGGTCTGGGGCGGCGCGGCGGACGCACTACCGGGCCTGCGGGCCTCGTTGGCCCGGGAGTTCGGCCTGGAGGAGAAGCGGCTGCTGGCCGAGCCGGGCGCGGCGGTCGAGGTGAGTGCCGAACTGCGCAAGCTGGTCGACGGTCCGTCACGCACCGGCTCGGACGCGGTGGACCTGCTGGAGCAGCTCTGCCGCCGACTGGCCGAGGGGATGGAGGCCGCCGACTGGTCGCCGGAGGCGGCGGAGCCGCTGGTCGCCTCGGTGCTGGGCCGCCGACTGCCGGAGGCGGTCGCGGTGCTGGAGTTCGCGGCGGAGGAGGTGGTGCCCCGGCTGGGCCGGACCACCGACGAGCTGACCCACATCATCCGGGCGCTGCGCGGCGGCTACGTCCCGGCCGGGCCCTCGGGATCGCCGACCCGCGGGCTGGTCAACGTGCTGCCGACCGGGCGGAACTTCTACTCGGTCGATCCCAAGGCCATTCCCTCCCGGCTGTCCTGGGAGGTCGGGCAGGCCCTGGCCGACTCGCTGATCGCGCGCTACCTGGCCGACACCGGCGAGCACCCGCGCTCGGTCGGGCTGACCGTGTGGGGCACCTCCTGCATGCGCACCCAGGGCGACGACATCGCCGAGATCCTGGCGCTGCTGGGCTGCCGTCCGGTCTGGGACGACGCCTCGCGCCGGGTCACCGGCTTCGAGATCGTCCCGCCGGCCGAACTGGGCCGCCCGCGCGTGGACGTGACGGTCCGGATCTCCGGCTTCTTCCGCGACGCCTTCCCGCACGTGGTCGCGCTGCTGGACGACGCGGTGCAGGCGGTGGCGGCGCTGGACGAGCCGGACGAGGTCAACTACGTCCGGGCGCACGTCGAGCAGGACACCGCCGAACACGGCGACCGGCGCCGGGCCACGGCCCGGATCTTCGGCTCCAAGCCGGGCGCCTACGGCGCGGGCCTGCTGCCGCTGATCGACGCCCGCAACTGGCGCTCCGACGCCGACCTGGCCGAGGTCTACGCGGTCTGGGGCGGCTACGCCTACGGCAAGGGCCTGGACGGGCGGCAGGCCCGGGGCGACATGGAGCAGGCCTTCCGCCGGATCTCGGTCGCGGCCAAGAACATCGACACCCGCGAGCACGACCTGGTCGACGCGGACGACTACTTCCAGTACCACGGCGGCATGGTGGCCATGGTCCGGCACCTCACCGGCGTCTCGCCGGAGGCGTACGTCGGCGACAGCGCCACCCCGGACCAGGTGAAGACCCGCACCCTGGGCGAGGAGACCCACCGGGTGTTCCGGGCCCGGGTGGTCAACCCGCGCTGGATGGCCGCGATGCGCCGGCACGGCTACAAGGGCGCCTTCGAGATGGCGGCGACCGTCGACTACCTCTTCGGCTACGACGCCACGGCCGGGGTGGTGGACGACTGGATGTACGAGAAGCTGGCGACGGAGTACGTCTTCGACGCGACCAACCAGGAGTTCATGCGGCAGTCCAACCCCTGGGCGCTGCGCGGGATCACCGAGCGGCTGCTGGAGGCCGCCGAGCGGCGGCTGTGGGCCGAGCCGGACCAGGACACCCTGGACCGGCTGCGGGCCACCTACCTGGAGCTCGAAGGCGATCTGGAGGGCGGCGAATGA
- a CDS encoding cobalamin biosynthesis protein, producing the protein MTAVRSAFALGVAAGYAADAVLGDPRRGHPVAGFGRAAGALERRLWRDRRDAGAAFTALSVGSVALGALAADRLVRDSAPGRAALAAAATWTVLGGASLVREARTIGGALESGDLAAARERLPYLCGRDPRELTEQQVARAVVESVAENTADAVVNALVWGALAGTPGLLAFRAVNTLDAMVGHRSPRHLRFGWASARLDDVAGWPGARLTALLTVAAAEPARRADAWRVWRRDSSAHPSPNAGQAEAAFAGALGVRLGGTLRYGTREEHRPVLGAGARPVAVADIERACVLSRRVGLLAAGAAVLASSVIGKRGRRR; encoded by the coding sequence CTGACCGCCGTGCGCAGCGCCTTCGCGCTGGGCGTCGCCGCCGGCTACGCGGCCGACGCGGTCCTCGGCGACCCCCGGCGCGGGCACCCGGTGGCCGGTTTCGGCCGGGCCGCCGGCGCACTGGAGCGACGGCTGTGGCGGGACCGCCGGGACGCCGGGGCCGCCTTCACCGCGCTGAGCGTCGGCTCGGTCGCGCTGGGGGCGCTGGCCGCCGACCGGCTGGTGCGCGACTCGGCGCCGGGCCGCGCGGCGCTGGCCGCCGCCGCCACCTGGACCGTGCTCGGCGGCGCCTCGCTGGTCCGCGAGGCCCGCACCATCGGCGGGGCGCTGGAGTCCGGCGACCTCGCCGCGGCCCGGGAGCGGCTGCCCTACCTCTGCGGACGCGACCCCCGGGAGCTGACCGAGCAGCAGGTCGCCCGCGCCGTGGTCGAGTCCGTCGCCGAGAACACCGCCGACGCCGTGGTCAACGCCCTGGTCTGGGGCGCGCTCGCGGGCACGCCCGGGCTGCTGGCGTTCCGCGCGGTGAACACCCTGGACGCCATGGTCGGCCACCGCTCACCGCGCCACCTCCGCTTCGGCTGGGCCTCGGCCCGGCTGGACGACGTGGCCGGCTGGCCGGGCGCACGGCTGACCGCGCTGCTGACGGTCGCCGCCGCCGAGCCCGCGCGCCGCGCCGACGCCTGGCGGGTCTGGCGCCGCGACAGCTCCGCCCACCCGAGCCCCAACGCCGGCCAGGCGGAGGCGGCGTTCGCGGGCGCGCTCGGGGTACGACTCGGGGGGACGCTGCGCTACGGCACCCGCGAAGAGCACCGACCGGTGCTGGGCGCGGGGGCGCGGCCGGTGGCGGTCGCGGACATCGAACGCGCCTGCGTGCTCTCCCGGCGGGTGGGACTGCTGGCGGCCGGAGCGGCCGTACTGGCGAGCAGTGTGATCGGGAAGAGGGGGAGGCGACGATGA
- the cobO gene encoding cob(I)yrinic acid a,c-diamide adenosyltransferase, whose product MPQGQPTTVPDDGLTTRQRRTLPVLAVHTGPGKGKSTAAFGLALRAWNQGWPIGVFQFVKSAKWKVGEEHALRVLGDSGEGGTVAWHKMGEGWSWVQRTIADSEEAAREGWEQVKRDLAAETYRLYVLDEFTYPLHWGWIDTDEVLAVLKDRPGSQHMVITGRNAPPALVDAADLVTEMTKVKHPMDEGRKGQRGIEW is encoded by the coding sequence ATGCCGCAGGGACAGCCGACCACCGTTCCCGACGACGGCCTGACCACCCGTCAGCGCCGCACCCTGCCCGTGCTGGCGGTCCACACCGGGCCCGGCAAGGGCAAGTCGACGGCCGCCTTCGGACTGGCGCTGCGGGCCTGGAACCAGGGCTGGCCGATCGGGGTGTTCCAGTTCGTCAAGTCGGCGAAGTGGAAGGTCGGCGAGGAGCACGCACTACGGGTCCTCGGCGACAGCGGCGAGGGCGGCACGGTCGCCTGGCACAAGATGGGCGAGGGCTGGTCCTGGGTGCAGCGCACCATCGCCGACAGCGAGGAGGCCGCCCGCGAGGGCTGGGAGCAGGTCAAGCGCGACCTCGCGGCCGAGACCTACCGGCTCTACGTCCTGGACGAGTTCACCTACCCGCTGCACTGGGGCTGGATCGACACCGACGAGGTGCTGGCGGTGCTGAAGGACCGCCCCGGCAGCCAGCACATGGTGATCACCGGCCGCAACGCGCCTCCGGCGCTGGTCGACGCGGCCGACCTGGTCACCGAGATGACCAAGGTCAAGCACCCGATGGACGAGGGCCGCAAGGGCCAGCGCGGCATCGAGTGGTGA